One Antedon mediterranea chromosome 1, ecAntMedi1.1, whole genome shotgun sequence genomic window, CCTATTCTCCGGCACAAGTGAAAATACTTACTTCATAGTAAGCCATAAATCCTGCCTCTCCAGTGTAAGTCCCTGGAGTACCTCCTCCATTAGTCGGTGCTCCAAGTCCTGTAGCTGAAGTTGATAATGTAAAAGAACGTCCATATGTACCAATACCAATCATTAACTTGTTGCCTGGAACTCCTCCATCTGACCACATTGTCGCTGCGTAAGACTAAATTAATttggtaataattatatttatttaccatTACAATCTTTCTTTGTTCTTAATTTATTATCTTGTgatgatatattttaaaacttacAACTGTCGTCGTTTGGTCCTGGCCTGGTGGAGCGAATAAGGCGCTATGATGACCAGTTTGTGATTCCCACGATCCATGTAAATCATACGACATGATTCCTATCCAATCCAAGTGTCTAAATAATCAAAACATgacattttcattaataaatgtaGACAATAAATCTCAGGActgaattattattgaatactTTCTCCAAAAACTTACTTTGCTATTTCTGCCATTTCATATCCATTTGTAGCAGTTTCTTGTCCAGCTGATACTGCTGCCGTAATAAGTAACTTTTCCCGACTTCCGTCATATTCTTCATCAAACGCTTGTCGCAGTTCCTGTCAttttataagaaataaatgttgtagtattgtattatattacatatatatGTATCAAAGTTAAGTTGTTTTAGTTGTGTAGTGTTTATTGAGAAAGCCTATATTACCTGTACAAGTAAAGTGAATCGTTGTTTATCAATTGCTGGACTACCACGTGCTGCTGGATATTCCCAGTCTAAATCAAGCCCGTCAAAATTCCTTTCTCTAAGATATGTTATAGATGTAGATATGAAATGCTGTCGATTGGCTGACGTAGAGACCATAGCCGAAAACGGTGCCACTCCAAAGTTCCATCCTCCAATCGCCAACAGAACTTTTAAATCTGTATTCTGATTCTTTAATTCGTTTACCTTTAAAAAGAAATAGTGGGCTAAGTTTTAAGTAAAATGTAGGGACTAATACCAGAAAGTGAAAGGcattaatataaattggcttcaTGAGATTATTTAGGTATCACACAATACATTTTGTTAGAAAGTTTTATGTCAATTCATtttatgtttgatttttttcttgTAGTTTACCTATTGATTTAAACATAATGTAATGATAATAGGTACCTTGGAATACATTCCTTGAGACCAATCTGTGTCGTCATCATTCCATTCAAATGGTATCAACTCATGTTGAGCATTCATGTTAGCGAATGAGTAAACGATATGAGTACAAAGATACGGGTCAATGTTGTCAGGAGTGAATGTACCAGAGCCCGCTCGATACTGCGCCCAGTTAGTATAGTAACATATCCTTTTATATGAAGACCCTATagataaacacattattattatttgtagaaATAAGGTGTTATGCTGTTTTTGATAAATCAGAATACATGCACATGTTATATAAATCTTAAATCAATGTTCATTAACTTGcaattgtttaaattgtttataaattggTTTCTTTCTTTCAAAAATAGATTTGAGCAATTGCATATGATGGGTTTACCTTCGTCTGTGTGTCCATCATCATTAATAGTTGTGGTTTCTAAAGTTTCAGTTTCTTCTGTAATTTCTGATACTACAGGATCTTCTGTTGGGTttgtaatgacgtcattttcTAAATTAGTTTTGATAGCATTTAATAATGGATATTCTCCTTCGTTGCAGTGACTGTTGCTAAAGTCATCTAAATCAATTGCCCAAACTATCACACCACCGTATCTGTTTTCTTTTATCCAATCCATCTGTAATATAAAAGTATACGTTTTTAatagaattgtaaatttgtaataaaatgttttcGTCTGATAAGAATGAAGAATAATTTTAGTTCATGTACATCGACTGATTACCTTATTTGTTATACTTTGTATATCATCATATCCAACCCATTGATTACCATTGTAAGCATATGGTGATTGTAATACATCATCGAGTACAGAAGTTCCACCATTTTGTAAAAGATCACATATCTGTAGAATGTTTAATAGGTTTAATCAATATTACTCTACGTTACTGTAcacaaatatataaatccaatgACACTCATTAAATAGAAAGCTTTGATTATAATTAAACTATGTTTTCCCCTTTTAAGAATGGACTAACTTGTCTAATTTTCTCCCAAGTCCCTATTCTCCGGCACAAGTGAAAATACTTACTTCATAGTAAGCCATAAATCCTGCCTCTCCAGTGTAAGTCCCTGGAGTACCTCCTCCATTAGTCGGTGCTCCAAGTCCTGTAGCTGAAGTTGATAATGTAAAAGAACGTCCATATGTACCAATACCAATCATTAACTTGTTGCCTGGAACTCCTCCATCTGACCACATTGTCGCTGCGTAAGACTAAATTAATttggtaataattatatttatttaccattacaatctttctttgttcttaatttattattttgtgatgatatattttaaaacttacAACTGTCGTCGTTTGGTCCTGGCCTGGTGGAGCGAATAAGGCGCTATGATGACCAGTTTGTGATTCCCACGATCCATGTAAATCATACGACATGATTCCTATCCAATCCAAGTGTCTAAATAATCAAAACATgacattttcattaataaaaGTAGATAATAAATCTCAGGACTGAATTATCATTGAATACTTTCTCCAAAATCTTACTTTGCTATTTCTGCCATTTCATATCCATTTGTAGCAGTTTCTTTTCCAGCTGATACTGCTGCCGTAATAAGTAACTTTTCCCGACTTCCGTCATATTCTTCATCAAACGCTTGTCGCAGTTCCTGTCattttttaagaaataaatattgtattatttaattatattatatatatatgtatcaaAGTTAAGTTGTTTTAGTTGTGTAGTGTTTATTGAGAAAGCCTATATTACCTGTACAAGTAAAGTGAATCGTTCTTTATCAATTGCTGGACTACCACGTGCTGCTGGATATTCCCAGTCTAAATCAAGCCCGTCAAAATTCCTTTCTCTAAGATATGTTATAGATGTAGATATGAAATGCTGTCGATTGGCTGACGTAGAGACCATACCCGAAAACGGTGCCACTCCAAAGTTCCATCCTCCAATCGCCAACAGAACTTTTAAATCTGTATTCTGATTCTTTAATTCGTTTACCTTTAAAAAGAAATAGTGGGCTAAGTTTTAAGTAAAATGTAGGGACGAATACCAAAAAGTGAAAGGCATTAATTTTGGCTTCATGAGATTATTTAGGTATCACACAATACATTTTGTTAGAAAGTTTTATGTCAATTCATTTTATGTAATGATAATAGGTACCTTGGAATACATTCCTTGAGACCAATCTGTGTCGTCATCATTCCATTCAAATGGTATCAACTCATGTTGAGCATTCATGTTAGCGAATGAGTAAACGATATGAGTACAAAGATACGGGTCAATGTTGTCAGGAGTGAATGTACCAGAGCCCGCTCGATACTGCGCCCAGTTAGTATAGTAACATATCCTTTTATATGAAGACCCTATagataaacaaattattattatttgtagaaATAAGGTGTTATGCTGTTTTGGATAAATCAGAATACATGCACATGTTATATAAATCTTAAATCAATGTTCATTAACTTGcaattgtttaaattgtttataaattggATTCTTTCATTCAAAAATAGATTTGAGCAATTGCATATGATGGGTTTACCTTCGTCTGTGTGTCCATCATCATTAATAGTTGTGGTTTCTAAAGTTTCAGTTTCTTCTGTAATTTCTGATACTACAGGATCTTCTGTTGGGTttgtaatgacgtcattttcTAAATTAGTTTTGATAGCATTTAATAATGGATATTCTCCTTCGTTGCAGTGACTGTTGCTAAAGTCATCTAAATCAATTGCCCAAACTATCACACCACCGTATCTGTTTTCTTTTATCCAATCCATCTGTAATATAAAAGTATACGTTTTTAatagaattgtaaatttgtaatgCAATGTTTTCGTCTGATAAGAATGAAGAATAATTTTAGTTCATGTACATCGACTGATTACCTTATTTGTTATACTTTGTATATCATCATATCCAACCCATTGATTACCATTGTAAGCATATGGTGATTGTAATACATCATCGAGTTTAGAAGTTCCACCATTTTGTAAAAGATCACATATCTGTAGAATGTTTAATAGGTTTAATCAATATTACTCTACGTTACTGTAcacaaatatataaatccaatgACACTCATTAAATAGAAAGCTTTGATTATAATTAAACTATGTTTTCCCCTTTTAAGAATGGACTAACTTGTCTAATTTTTTCCGAAGTCCCTATTCTCCGGCACAAGTGAAAATACCTACTTCATAGTAAGCCATAAATCCTGCCTCTCCAGTGTAAGTCCCTGGAGTACCTCCTCCATTAATCGGTGCTCCAAGTCCTGTAGCTGAAGTTGATAATGTAAAAGAACGTCCATATGTACCAATACCAATCATTAACTTGTTGCCTGGAACTCCTCCATCTGACCACATTGTCGCTGCGTAAGACTAAATTAATttggtaataattatatttatttaccattacaatctttctttgttcttaatttaatattttgtgatgatatattttaaaacttacAACTGTCGTCGTTTGGTCCTGGCCTGGTGGAGCAAATAAAGCGCTATGATGACCAGTTTGTGATTCCCACGATCCATGTAAATCATACGACATGATTCCTATCCAATCCAAGTGTCTAAATAATCAAAACATgacattttcattaataaaaGTAGACAATAAATCTCAGGActgaattattattgaatactTTCTCCAAAAACTTACTTTGCTATTTCTGCCATTTCATATCCATTTGTAGCAGTTTCTTGTCCAGCTGATACTGCTGCCGTAACAAGTAACTTTTCCCGACTTCCGTCATATTCTTCATCAAACGCTTGTCGCAGTTCCTGTCAttttataagaaataaatgttgtattattgtattatattatatatatatgtatcaaAGTTAAGTTGTTTTAGTTGTGTAGTGTTTATTGAGAAAGCCTATATTACCTGTACAAGTAAAGTGAATCGTTGTTTATCAATTGCTGGACTACCACGTGCTGCTGGATATTCCCAGTCTAAATCAAGCCCGTCAACATTCCTTTCTCTAAGATATGTTATAGATGTAGATATGAAATGCTGTCGATTGGCTGACGTAGAGACCATAGCCGAAAACGGTGCCACTCCAAAGTTCCATCCTCCAATCGCCAACAGAACTTTTAAATCTGTATTCTGATTCTTTAATTCGTTTACCTTTAAAAAGAAATAGTGGGCTAAGTTTTAAGTAAAATGTAGGTTTGATGGGACTAATACCAGAAAGTGAAAGGcattaatataaattggctCCATGAGATTATTTAGGTATCACACAATACATTTTGTTAGAAAGTTTTATGTCAATTCATTTTATGTAATGATAATAGGTACCTTGGAATACATTCCTTGAGACCAATCTGTGTCGTCATCATTCCATTCAAATGGTATCAACTCATGTTGAGCATTCATGTTAGCGAATGAGTAAACGATATGAGTACAAAGATACGGGTCAATGTTGTCAGGAGTGAATGTACCAGAGCCCGCTCGATACTGCGCCCAGTTAGTATAGTAACATATCCTTTTATATGAAGACCCTATagataaacacattattattatttgtagaaATAAGGTGTTATGCTGTTTTGGATAAATCAGAATACATGCACATGTTATATAAATCTTAAATCAATGTTCATTAACTTGcaattgtttaaattgtttataaattggATTCGTTCATTCAAAAATAGATTTGAGCAATTGCATATGATGGGTTTACCTTCGTCTGTGTGTCCATCATCATTAATAGTTGTGGTTTCTAAAGTTTCAGTTTCTTCTGTAATTTCTGATACTACAGGATCTTCTGTTGGGTttgtaatgacgtcattttcTAAATTAGTTTTGATAGCATTTAATAATGGATATTCTCCTTCGTTGCAGTGACTGTTGCTAAAGTCATCTAAATCAATTGCCCAAACTATCACACCACCGTATCTGTTTTCTTTTATCCAATCCATCTGTAATATAAAAGTATACGTTTTTAatagaattgtaaatttgtaataCAATGTTTTCGTCTGATAAGAATGAAGAATAATTTTAGTTCATGTACATCGACTGATTACCTTATTTGTTATACTTTGTATATCATCATATCCAACCCATTGATTACCATTGTAAGCATATGGTGATTGTAATACATCATCGAGTACAGAAGTTCCACCATTTTGTAAAAGATCACATATCTGTAGAATGTTTGATAGGTTTAATCAATATTACTCTACGTTACTGTAcacaaatatataaatccaatgACACTCATTAAATAGAAAGCTTTGATTATAATTAAACTATGTTTTCCCCTTTTAAGAATGGACTAACTTGTCTAATTTTCTCCCAAGTCCCTATTCTCCGGCACAAGTGAAAATACTTAATTCATAGTAAGCCATAAATCCTGCCTCTCCAGTGTAAGTCCCTGAAGTACCTCCTCCATTAGTCGGAGCTCCAAGTCCTGTAGCTGAAGTTGATAATGTAAAAGAACGTCCATATGTACCAATACCAATCATTAACTTGTTGCCTGGAACTCCTCCATCTGACCACATTGTCGCTGCGTAAGACTAAATTAATttggtaataattatatttatttaccatTACAATCTTTCTTTGTTCTTAATTTATTATCTTGTGATGATATATTCTAAAACTTACAACTGTCGTCGTTTGGTCCTGGCCTGGTGGAGCGAATAAGGCGCTATGATGACCAGTTTGTGATTCCCACGATCCATGTAAATCATACGACATGATTCCTATCCAATCCAAGTGTCTAAATAATCAAAACATgacattttcattaataaatgtaGACAATAAATCTCAGGActgaattattattgaatactTTCTCCAAAAACTTACTTTGCTATTTCTGCCATTTCATATCCATTTGTAGCAGTTTCTTGTCCAGCTGATACTGCTGCCGTAATAAGTAACTTTTCCCGACTTCCGTCATATTCTTCATCAAACGCTTGTCGCAGTTCCTGTCAttttataagaaataaatgttgtattattgtattatattacatatatatGTATCAAAGTTAAGTTGTTTTAGTTGTGTAGTGTTTATTGAGAAAGCCTATATTACCTGTACAAGTAAAGTGAATCGTTGTTTATCAATTGCTGGACTACCACGTGCTGCTGGATATTCCCAGTCTAAATCAAGCCCGTCAAAATTCCTTTCTCTAAGATATGTTATAGATGTAGATATGAAATGCTGTCGATTGGCTGACGTAGAGACCATAGCCGAAAACGGTGCCACTCCAAAGTTCCATCCTCCAATCGCCAACAGAACTTTTAAATCTGTATTCTGATTCTTTAATTCGTTTACCTTTAAAAAGAAATAGTGGGCTAAGTTTTAAGTAAAATGTAGGTTTGATGGGACTTATACCAGAAAGTGAAAGGCATTAATATAAATTGGTTTCATGAGATTATTTAGGTATCACACAATACATTTTGTTAGAAAGTGTTATGTCAATTCATTTTATGTAATGATAATAGGTACCTTGGAATACATTCCTTGAGACCAATCTGTGTCGTCATCATTCCATTCAAATGGTATCAACTCATGTTGAGCATTCATGTTAGCGAATGAGTAAACGATATGAGTACAAAGATACGGGTCAATGTTGTCAGGAGTGAATGTACCAGAGCCCGCTCGATACTGCGCCCAGTTAGTATAGTAACATATCCTTTTATATGAAGACCCTATagataaacacattattattatttgtagaaATAAGGTGTTATGCTGTTTTGGATGAATCAGAATACATGCACATGTTATATAAATCTTAAATCAATGTTCATTAACTTGcaattgtttaaattgtttataaattggTTTCTTTCTTTCAAAAATAGAATTGAGCAATTGCATATGATGGGTTTACCTTCGTTTGTGTGTCCATCTTCATTAATAGTTGTGGTTTCTAAAGTTTTAGTTTCTTCTGTAATTTCTGATACTACAGGATCTTCTGTTGGGTttgtaatgacgtcattttcTAAATTAGTTTTGATAGCATTTAATAATGGATATTCTCCTTCGTTGCAGTGACTGTTGCTAAAGTCATCTAAATCAATTGCCCAAACTATCACACCACCGTATCTGTTTTCTTTTATCCAATCCATCTGTAATATAAAAGTATACGTTTTTAatagaattgtaaatttgtaataCAATGTTTTTGTCTCATAAGAATGAAGAATAATTTTAGTTCATGTACATCGACTGATTACCTTATTTGTTATACTTTGTATATCATCATATCCAACCCATTGATTACCATTGTAAGCATATGGTGATTGTAATACATCATCGAGTACAGAAGTTCCACCATTTTGTGAAAGATCACATATCTGTAGAATGTTTAATAGGTTTAATCAATATTACTCTACGTTACTGTAcacaaatatataaatccaatgACACTCATTAAATAGAAAGCTTTGATTATAATTAAACTATGTTTACCCCTTTTAAGAATGGACTAACTTGTCTAATTTTCTCCCAAGTCCCTATTCTCCGGCACAAGTGAAAATACTTACTTCATAGTAAGCCATAAATCCTGCCTCTCCAGTGTAAGTCCCTGGAGTACCTCCTCCATTAGTCGGTGCTCCAAGTCCTGTAGCTGAAGTTGATAATGTAAAAGAACGTCCATATGTACCAATACCAATCATTAACTTGTTGCCTGGAACTCCTCCATCTGACCACATTGTCGCTGCGTAAGACTAAATTAATttggtaataattatatttatttaccatTACAATCTTTCTTTGTTCTTAATTTATTATCTTGTgatgatatattttaaaacttacAACTGTCGTCGTTTGGTCCTGGCCTGGTGGAGCGAATAAGGCGCTATGATGACCAGTTTGTGATTCCCACGATCCATGTAAATCATACGACATGATTCCTATCCAATCCAAGTGTCTAAATAATCAAAACATgacattttcattaataaaaGTAGACAATAAATCTCAGGActgaattattattgaatactTTCTCCAAAACTTACTTTGCTATTTCTGCCATTTCATATCCATTTGTAGCAGTTTCTTGTCCAGCTGATACTGCTGCCGTAATAAGTAACTTTTCCCGACTTCCGTCATATTCTTCATCAAACGCTTGTCGCAGTTCCTGTCAttttataagaaataaatgttgtattattgtattatattatatatatatgtatcaaAGTTCAGTTGTTTTAGTTGTGTAGTGTTTATTGAGAAAGCCTATATTACCTGTACAAGTAAAGTGAATCGTTCTTTATCAATTGCTGGACTACCACGTGCTGCTGGATATTCCCAGTCTAAATCAAGCCCGTCAAAATTCCTTTCTCTAAGATATGTTATAGATGTAGATATGAAATGCTGTCGATTGGCTGACGTAGAGACCATAGCCGAAAACGGTGCCACTCCAAAGTTCCATCCTCCAATCGCCAACAGAACTTTTAAATCTGTATTCTGATTCTTTAATTCGTTTACCTTTAAAAAGAAATAGTGGGCTAAGTTTTAAGTAAAATGTAAGTTTGATGGGACTAATACCAGAAAGTGAAAGGcattaatataaattggcttcaTGAGATTATTTAGGTATCACACAATACATTTTGTTAGAAAGTTTTATGTCTATTCATtttatgtttgatttttttcttgTAGTTTACCTATTGATTTAAACATAATGTAATGATAATAGGTACCTTGGAATACATTCCTTGAGACCAATCTGTGTCGTCATCATTCCATTCAAATGGTATCAACTCATGTTGAGCATTCATGTTAGCGAATGAGTAAACGATATGAGTACAAAGATACGGGTCAATGTTGTCAGGAGTGAATGTACCAGAGCCCGCTCGATACTGCGCCCAGTTAGTATAGTAACATATTCTTTTATATGAAGATCCTAGTAGATAAAAACGGTATTACATATATAAGTGAAGAAGTAATCTGTTATTCGCAGATTTTGATAAGTTATGCAAACCTGATTAAGTTATGTATTTATCTGTTTTTAAAGATATAGTTTTCTACCAATGATAACATTTTTGAACACTTTACTAACCCCAGTTGCCATCTGATTTGCTTGTGTGTCTGGCTGTTGTTTGCACGTTCTCTGTTGTTGGTTTTGCTGTCATCGTTTCTCCTACTTTGGTAGGGTCTACTGCTGTCGTTATTTCTTCTCCAATTGTTTCTGCTGAAGTTTGATCTATTAATGTAGTTGGTTCTGCTACAGTTGTTGGTTCACCTGAAGTTGTTTTTACTGTAGTTGTTTGCTCTGATATTGTAGTTGGATCTACTGATGTGGGTTCTGCTTCAGTTGTTTGTTCTGATGTTGTTAGTTCTGCTTCAGTTGGATTTACTGATGGGGGTTTTGATTCAGTTGTTTGTTCTAAAGTTGTTAGTGCTACTGTAGTTGGATCTTGTGATGTTGATAGTTGTTCttcaattgtttgttttgatGTTGTTAGTGCTAATGTAGTTGGATCTTCTGATGTGGGTTCTGCTACAGTTGTTTGTTCTGATGTTGTTAGTGCTAATGTAGTTGGATCTTCTGATGTTGTTAGTTTTGCTACAGTTGTTTGTTCTGATGTTGTTTGTGCCACTGTAGTTGGATCTTCTGATGTTGTTTGTGCCACTGTAGTTGGATTTTCTGATGTTGTTAGTTCTGCTTCAGTTGTTTTTTCTGATGTTATTAGTGCTACTGTACTTGAATCTTCTGATGTTGTTAGTTCTGCT contains:
- the LOC140050998 gene encoding chitinase-3-like protein 1, translating into MDWIKENRYGGVIVWAIDLDDFSNSHCNEGEYPLLNAIKTNLENDVITNPTEDPVVSEITEETETLETTTINDDGHTDEGSSYKRICYYTNWAQYRAGSGTFTPDNIDPYLCTHIVYSFANMNAQHELIPFEWNDDDTDWSQGMYSKVNELKNQNTDLKVLLAIGGWNFGVAPFSAMVSTSANRQHFISTSITYLRERNFDGLDLDWEYPAARGSPAIDKQRFTLLVQELRQAFDEEYDGSREKLLITAAVSAGQETATNGYEMAEIAKHLDWIGIMSYDLHGSWESQTGHHSALFAPPGQDQTTTVSYAATMWSDGGVPGNKLMIGIGTYGRSFTLSTSATGLGAPTNGGGTPGTYTGEAGFMAYYEICDLLQNGGTSVLDDVLQSPYAYNGNQWVGYDDIQSITNKVISRCT
- the LOC140051007 gene encoding probable chitinase 10, whose product is MDVLLHYQLQLQDLELRLMEEICDLLQNGGTSVLDDVLQSPYAYNGNQWVGYDDIQSITNKMDWIKENRYGGVIVWAIDLDDFSNSHCNEGEYPLLNAIKTNLENDVITNPTEDPVVSEITEETETLETTTINDDGHTDEGSSYKRICYYTNWAQYRAGSGTFTPDNIDPYLCTHIVYSFANMNAQHELIPFEWNDDDTDWSQGMYSKVNELKNQNTDLKVLLAIGGWNFGVAPFSAMVSTSANRQHFISTSITYLRERNVDGLDLDWEYPAARGSPAIDKQRFTLLVQELRQAFDEEYDGSREKLLVTAAVSAGQETATNGYEMAEIAKHLDWIGIMSYDLHGSWESQTGHHSALFAPPGQDQTTTVSYAATMWSDGGVPGNKLMIGIGTYGRSFTLSTSATGLGAPINGGGTPGTYTGEAGFMAYYEICDLLQNGGTSKLDDVLQSPYAYNGNQWVGYDDIQSITNKMDWIKENRYGGVIVWAIDLDDFSNSHCNEGEYPLLNAIKTNLENDVITNPTEDPVVSEITEETETLETTTINDDGHTDEGSSYKRICYYTNWAQYRAGSGTFTPDNIDPYLCTHIVYSFANMNAQHELIPFEWNDDDTDWSQGMYSKVNELKNQNTDLKVLLAIGGWNFGVAPFSGMVSTSANRQHFISTSITYLRERNFDGLDLDWEYPAARGSPAIDKERFTLLVQELRQAFDEEYDGSREKLLITAAVSAGKETATNGYEMAEIAKHLDWIGIMSYDLHGSWESQTGHHSALFAPPGQDQTTTVSYAATMWSDGGVPGNKLMIGIGTYGRSFTLSTSATGLGAPTNGGGTPGTYTGEAGFMAYYEICDLLQNGGTSVLDDVLQSPYAYNGNQWVGYDDIQSITNKVISRCT
- the LOC140052618 gene encoding chitinase-3-like protein 1 is translated as MSYDLHGSWESQTGHHSALFAPPGQDQTTTVSYAATMWSDGGVPGNKLMIGIGTYGRSFTLSTSATGLGAPTNGGGTPGTYTGEAGFMAYYEVSIFTCAGE